The DNA region GTACAGCTACGAAATGAGATTACCCGACGTTGGCAACCCTCATCGGGAGGTCACCCGATCGCCGTTCTTAATCTGTTCGGTGGGATGCAGAATCACCGTGTCGCCGGGTTGCAGTCCCTGGCGAATTTCGGCTTCAAAGTCGCTGCGTTGGCCGATTTGCACTGGGCGTTGTTGCGCTCTGCCATTGATAACCACAAACGTACACCAGGCGGTTTGCTGGCAGCGGAAGAGAGCACTCAGGGGCGCTTTCAACACATTCTTTCCTTCCCACACAATAATTCGAGCAGCAACCCGGTAGGCATCTCCAAACTCTGGGGTCGGATTGACAAAATCTCCAATCACATTCACTCGCTGTTCTTCCACTCCCAGAGCGGAAACTTTGGTAAACGCCGAAGGTTCTACCCGCCGTACTTTCGCCTGAACTGGTGGCGTATCCCGGCCCACGTCGATCAGGATGCGATCGCCCGGACGAATTTTCAGCGCATCATTAGACAGCACATCAATCACCAGTTCTAGCTGCGAGGCATCACCAATTTCCAGCAGCGGCGTACCATTACTGACAAACTGAGCGCTTTTCTGCAATACTCTTAGCACTCTTCCCGCCACCGGAGAACGAACATCGGTACGGTTGGCTTCATCCCGTAGTTGCGCCAGTTCCGCCTCGGTGCTGGCAATCCGGGCCTCATACACGCGCAGCAAGTAATCTGGGTCAGTCTGTTGTTTCTGCAAAACGGCCAGTTGTGCCCTCGCCACATCCACCGCCGAGGCTTCTGCATTGGCGGCTAATATGGCCGCATCCAGATCTCTGGCTTTCGTGGTTTCATTCAGTTCGGCAGATTCGCGTGCCTGTCGGGAAATTGCCCCAGCACTGAACAGATCCTGTGCCCGCTGGCGATCGCGTTGGGCCTGTTGTAAAGCCGCCCGTGCTTCTGCCACCCGTGCTTCTGCCTGCTGTTGCCGTGCCTGAGCCGCCTGAATTTGTGTTTCAGCCTGCTGCAACGTTTCAGCCTTCGGTCGCTGAGTGGCCACTCCCGCCCGTTGCGCCTTCCATTCCGACAATCGGCCCAGGGCTTGTTGAATCGAAGCGTTCAGCGGCAACGGATCAATTCGGGCAACCACCATTCCCGGTTTCACCGGATCGCCTTCATTCAAAGTAATTCGGTCAAGGTGGCCTGCTGTGCCTGCGGCAATCACGAAGCGATCGCGCACCCGCGTTTTTCCTTCCGCATCTACCGTCACCTGTAATGTGCCCCGCTGTATCGTTCCTGTATCCACCCGCAGGGGAGCCGGACGCAGCAACAGAACCGACAAGCCGATCGCCCCCACTCCCAATCCCAGATACAGCAGCCATTTCAGCGGCCATTTGGGACGCGATCGAGGAGTTGGCTGAGAACGACCATTCCCAATCTGGATTGGTTCCGGAGGAGAAACTCGTTCAGGGAGTTGCTTCATGACCGTCAGGACTCCAAACTCGCGTGC from Leptodesmis sichuanensis A121 includes:
- a CDS encoding efflux RND transporter periplasmic adaptor subunit, whose translation is MKQLPERVSPPEPIQIGNGRSQPTPRSRPKWPLKWLLYLGLGVGAIGLSVLLLRPAPLRVDTGTIQRGTLQVTVDAEGKTRVRDRFVIAAGTAGHLDRITLNEGDPVKPGMVVARIDPLPLNASIQQALGRLSEWKAQRAGVATQRPKAETLQQAETQIQAAQARQQQAEARVAEARAALQQAQRDRQRAQDLFSAGAISRQARESAELNETTKARDLDAAILAANAEASAVDVARAQLAVLQKQQTDPDYLLRVYEARIASTEAELAQLRDEANRTDVRSPVAGRVLRVLQKSAQFVSNGTPLLEIGDASQLELVIDVLSNDALKIRPGDRILIDVGRDTPPVQAKVRRVEPSAFTKVSALGVEEQRVNVIGDFVNPTPEFGDAYRVAARIIVWEGKNVLKAPLSALFRCQQTAWCTFVVINGRAQQRPVQIGQRSDFEAEIRQGLQPGDTVILHPTEQIKNGDRVTSR